One segment of Arvicanthis niloticus isolate mArvNil1 chromosome 5, mArvNil1.pat.X, whole genome shotgun sequence DNA contains the following:
- the Adgrb2 gene encoding adhesion G protein-coupled receptor B2 isoform X5: MTPACPLLLSVILSLRLATAFDPAPSACSALASGVLYGAFSLQDLFPTIASGCSWTLENPDPTKYSLYLRFNRQEQVCTHFAPRLLPLDHYLVNFTCLRPGPEEATAGAESEVGRPEEEEEAAASGLELCGGSGPFTFLHFDKNFVQLCLSAEPSEAPRLLAPAALAFRFVEVLLINNNNSSQFTCGVLCRWSEECGRAAGRACGFAQPGCSCPGEAGASPATTTPPGPPAAHTLSNALVPGGPAPPAEADLHSGSSNDLFTTEMRYGEDPEEEPKVKTQWPRSADEPGLYMAQTGDPAAEEWSPWSVCSLTCGQGLQVRTRSCVSSPYGTLCSGPLRETRLCNNSATCPVEGQWLEWGPWGPCSSSCANGTQQRSRKCSVAGPAWATCAGALTDTRECSNLDCPAADGKWGPWNAWSLCSKTCDTGWQRRFRMCQASGTQGYPCEGTGEEVKPCSEKRCPAFHEMCRDEYVMLMTWKRAAAGEIIYNKCPPNASGSASRRCLLSAQGVAYWGLPSFARCISHEYRYLYLSLREHLAKGQRMLAGEGMSQVVRSLQELLARRTYYSGDLLFSVDILRNVTDTFKRATYVPSADDVQRFFQVVSFMVDSENKDKWDDAQQVSPGSVHLLRVVEDFIHLVGDALKAFQSSLIVTDNLVISIQREPISAVSSDITFPMRGRRGMKDWVRHSEDRLFLPKEVLSLSSPGKPATPGAATAGSPGRGRGPGTVPPGPGHAHQRLLPADPEESSSYFVIGAVLYRTLGLILPPPRPPLAVTSRVMTVTVRPPTQPPAEPLITVELSFIMNGTTDPHCASWDYSRADASSGDWNTESCQTLETQAAHTRCQCQHLSTFAVLAQPPKDLTLELAGAPSVPLVIGCAVSCMALLTLLAIYAAFWRFIKSERSIILLNFCLSILASNILILVGQSRVLSKGVCTMTAAFLHFFFLSSFCWVLTEAWQSYLAVIGRMRTRLVRKRFLCLGWGLPALVVAVSVGFTRTKGYGTSSYCWLSLEGGLLYAFVGPAAVIVLVNMLIGIIVFNKLMARDGVSDKSKKQRAGSERCPWASLLLPCSACGAVPSPLLSSASARNAMASLWSSCVVLPLLALTWMSAVLAMTDRRSVLFQALFAVFNSAQGFVITAVHCFLRREVQDVVKCQMGVCRADESEDSPDSCKNGQLQILSDFEKDVDLACQTVLFKEVNTCNPSTITGTLSRLSLDEDEEPKSCLVGPEGGLSFSPLPGNILVPMAASPGLGEPPPPQETNPVYMCGEGGLRQLDLTWLRPSEPGSEGDYMVLPRRTLSLQPGGGGTGSEEAPRARPEGTPRRAAKTVAHTEGYPSFLSVEHSGLGLGPAYGSLQNPYGMTFQPPPPTPSARQVPEPGERSRTMPRTVPGSTMKLGSLERKKLRYSDLDFEKVMHTRKRHSELYHELNQKFHTFDRYRSQSSAKEKPSPPGGRPGLSQHRRHQSWSTFKSMTLGSLPPKPRERLALHRTAAWEPTEPPDGDFQTEV; encoded by the exons ATGACCCCAGCCTGTCCCCTCTTACTGTCTGTGATTCTGTCCCTGCGCCTGGCCACGGCCTTCGACCCTGCCCCCAGTGCCTGCTCTGCCCTGGCCTCGGGCGTGCTCTACGGGGCCTTCTCGCTGCAGGACCTCTTTCCCACCATCGCCTCGGGCTGCTCCTGGACCCTGGAGAACCCAGACCCCACCAAGTACTCCCTCTACCTGCGCTTCAACCGGCAGGAGCAGGTGTGCACACACTTTGCCCCGCGCCTGCTGCCCCTGGACCACTACCTGGTCAACTTTACCTGCCTGCGGCCTGGTCCGGAGGAAGCCACAGCCGGGGCAGAATCGGAGGTGGGGcggccagaggaggaggaggaggcggcagcATCGGGGCTGGAGTTGTGTGGTGGCTCAGGCCCCTTTACCTTTCTGCACTTCGACAAGAACTTTGTGCAGCTGTGCCTGTCGGCTGAGCCCTCCGAGGCCCCGCGTCTGCTAGCGCCTGCTGCCCTGGCCTTCCGCTTTGTGGAAGTTTTgcttatcaacaacaacaactccaGCCAGTTCACCTGCGGAGTGCTCTGCCGCTGGAGTGAGGAGTGTGGCCGGGCTGCAGGCCGGGCTTGTGGCTTTGCTCAGCCAGGGTGTAGTTGCCCTGGGGAGGCCGGGGCCAGCCCTGCCACCACCACACCTCCGGGGCCTCCGGCTGCCCACACCCTATCCAATGCCCTGGTGCCTGGGGGCCCAGCCCCTCCTGCTGAGGCCGACTTGCACTCGGGGAGCAGCAATGACCTGTTCACCACCGAGATGAGATATG GTGAGGATCCGGAAGAGGAACCGAAGGTGAAAACCCAGTGGCCAAGGTCTGCAGATGAGCCTGGGCTATACATGGCGCAGACAG GCGACCCAGCAGCTGAGGAGTGGTCCCCGTGGAGCGTGTGTTCCCTGACGTGTGGGCAGGGTCTGCAAGTGCGGACCCGCTCCTGCGTGTCCTCCCCCTATGGGACCCTGTGCAGCGGGCCCCTCCGGGAGACCCGGCTTTGCAACAATTCAGCCACCTGCCCAG TGGAAGGCCAGTGGCTAGAATGGGGTCCCTGGGGCCCATGCTCGTCATCTTGTGCTAATGGGACCCAGCAGCGCAGCCGGAAATGCAGTGTGGCGGGTCCAGCCTGGGCCACGTGTGCAGGTGCCCTCACTGATACCCGTGAGTGCAGCAATCTCGATTGTCCGG CCGCTGATGGCAAGTGGGGGCCGTGGAACGCATGGAGCCTGTGCTCCAAGACATGTGACACGGGCTGGCAACGCCGCTTCCGCATGTGCCAGGCTTCCGGTACTCAGGGCTACCCTTGCGAAGGCACAGGAGAGGAAGTGAAGCCCTGCAGTGAGAAGAGGTGTCCAG CCTTCCATGAGATGTGCAGGGATGAATACGTGATGCTGATGACGTGGAAGAGGGCAGCAGCTGGCGAGATCATTTACAACAAATGTCCCCCTAATGCCTCGG GTTCTGCTAGCCGCCGCTGTCTCCTCAGTGCCCAGGGCGTGGCATACTGGGGACTGCCCAGCTTTGCTCGTTGCATATCTCATGAATATCGCTACCTGTACCTATCA CTTCGGGAACACCTGGCTAAGGGCCAGCGCATGCTGGCAGGTGAGGGCATGTCACAGGTGGTGCGGAGCCTGCAGGAGCTACTGGCACGGCGCACTTATTACAGCGGGGACCTGCTCTTCTCTGTGGACATCCTAAGGAACGTCACTGACACCTTCAAGAGGGCCACCTATGTCCCTTCTGCTGATGACGTGCAG CGTTTCTTCCAGGTGGTGAGCTTCATGGTGGattcagaaaacaaagataaGTGGGATGACGCTCAGCAG GTGTCGCCCGGCTCTGTGCACCTGCTGCGTGTTGTGGAAGATTTCATTCACCTCGTGGGCGATGCTCTCAAGGCCTTCCAGAGCTCTCTCATCGTCACGGACAATCTGG TGatcagcattcagagagagcctATCTCAGCGGTGTCCAGTGACATCACATTTCCCATGCGGGGCCGCAGGGGCATGAAGGACTGGGTGCGACACTCAGAGGATCGCCTCTTCCTACCCAAGGAGGTGCTCAGCCTGTCCTCCCCAGGGAAGCCAGCCACACCTGGGGCAGCTACCGCAGGCAGCCCGGGCAGGGGGAGGGGCCCAGGAACGGTACCTCCTGGCCCAGGCCACGCCCACCAGCGTCTTCTCCCAGCTGACCCCGAAGAGTCCTCCTCCTACTTCGTGATCGGTGCTGTGCTCTACCGCACCCTTGGCCTCATCCTGCCACCCCCCAG GCCTCCACTTGCGGTCACCTCCCGGGTGATGACAGTGACCGTGCGTCCCCCCACCCAGCCTCCAGCTGAGCCCCTCATTACGGTGGAGCTCTCGTTCATCATGAAT GGCACCACCGATCCGCACTGTGCCAGCTGGGACTACTCGAGAGC AGATGCCAGCTCAGGGGACTGGAACACCGAGAGCTGCCAGACCTTGGAGACCCAGGCAGCTCACACCCGCTGCCAGTGCCAGCACCTGTCCACCTTTGCCGTCCTGGCCCAGCCACCCAAGGACCTG ACCCTGGAGCTGGCAGGTGCTCCCTCTGTCCCCCTGGTGATCGGCTGTGCGGTGTCCTGCATGGCTCTGCTCACACTGCTTGCCATCTATGCAGCCTTCTGGAG GTTTATAAAATCAGAACGCTCCATCATCTTGCTGAACTTCTGCCTGTCCATCCTGGCTTCCAACATTCTGATCCTCGTGGGCCAGTCCCGGGTGCTGAGCAAG GGCGTATGCACCATGACGGCTGCCTTCCTACACTTCTTCTTTCTGTCCTCCTTTTGCTGGGTGCTTACAGAGGCCTGGCAATCCTATCTGGCTGTCATCGGGCGGATGCGCACCCGCCTGGTTCGCAAACGCTTCCTCTGCCTGGGCTGGG GTCTACCTGCCCTGGTGGTGGCTGTGTCTGTTGGCTTTACTCGCACCAAAGGATATGGTACATCCAGCTA CTGCTGGCTGTCCCTAGAGGGAGGCCTGCTCTACGCCTTTGTGGGTCCAGCGGCAGTCATTGTCCTG GTGAACATGCTTATTGGAATCATCGTCTTCAACAAGCTCATGGCCCGAGATGGCGTCTCAGACAAATCTAAGAAGCAAAGGGCCGG GTCGGAGCGGTGCCCCTGGGCCAGCCTGCTCCTCCCCTGCTCAGCGTGTGGAGCGGTCCCCAGCCCCCTGCTCAGCTCAGCCTCGGCCAGGAATGCCAT GGCTTCACTCTGGAGTTCCTGTGTGGTACTGCCTCTCCTGGCGCTAACCTGGATGTCTGCTGTCCTGGCTATGACAGATCGCCGCTCCGTCCTATTCCAGGCGCTCTTTGCCGTTTTCAACTCTGCGCAAGGCTTTGTCATCACCGCTGTGCACTGCTTCTTACGCCGAGAG GTACAGGACGTGGTAAAATGTCAGATGGGTGTGTGCCGCGCTGACGAGAGCGAGGACTCCCCAGACTCATGCAAGAATGGGCAGCTGCAGATCCTG TCAGACTTTGAAAAGGACGTGGATCTGGCTTGTCAGACAG TTCTGTTCAAGGAGGTCAACACTTGCAACCCGTCCACCATCACCGGCACTCTGTCCCGTCTGTCTCTGGATGAGGATGAGGAACCCAAGTCCTGTCTCGTGGGTCCTGAGGGTGGCCTCAGCTTCTCACCACTACCTGGGAACATCCTAGTACCCATGGCAGCATCACCAGGTCTAGGggagccaccaccaccccaggaGACCAaccctgtgtacatgtgtggggaGGGTGGCCTGCGGCAGTTGGACCTTACATGGCTACGGCCAAGTGAACCAGGCTCTGAGGGGGACTACATGGTGCTGCCCCGGCGGACTTTGAGCCTGCAGCCTGGCGGTGGGGGTACAGGGAGTGAGGAGGCCCCGAGGGCCCGGCCTGAGGGGACCCCCCGGCGGGCTGCCAAGACGGTGGCCCACACTGAAGGCTACCCCAGCTTCCTGTCTGTGGAGCACTCTGGTCTAGGGCTGGGCCCTGCCTATGGGTCTCTCCAGAACCCATATGGGATGACCTTCCAACCACCACCACCGACACCCAGCGCCCGCCAAGTACCAGAGCCAGGAGAACGTAGCCGGACCATGCCCCGTACAGTGCCTGGTTCCACCATGAAGCTGGGCTCCCTTGAG CGGAAGAAGCTTCGGTATTCAGACTTGGACTTTGAG AAGGTGATGCACACCCGGAAACGGCACTCGGAACTCTACCACGAGCTCAACCAGAAGTTCCACACTTTCGACCGCTACCGTAGCCAGTCTTCAGCCAAG GAGAAACCCAGCCCCCCCGGGGGACGCCCTGGCTTGTCCCAGCATAGGAGGCATCAAAGCTGGAGCACCTTCAAATCTATGACACTGGGCTCACTGCCCCCCAAGCCCCGAGAACGGCTGGCCCTGCACCGGACAGCAGCCTGGGAGCCCACAGAACCACCAGACGGCGACTTCCAGACAGAGGTGTGA
- the Adgrb2 gene encoding adhesion G protein-coupled receptor B2 isoform X9, giving the protein MTPACPLLLSVILSLRLATAFDPAPSACSALASGVLYGAFSLQDLFPTIASGCSWTLENPDPTKYSLYLRFNRQEQVCTHFAPRLLPLDHYLVNFTCLRPGPEEATAGAESEVGRPEEEEEAAASGLELCGGSGPFTFLHFDKNFVQLCLSAEPSEAPRLLAPAALAFRFVEVLLINNNNSSQFTCGVLCRWSEECGRAAGRACGFAQPGCSCPGEAGASPATTTPPGPPAAHTLSNALVPGGPAPPAEADLHSGSSNDLFTTEMRYGEDPEEEPKVKTQWPRSADEPGLYMAQTGDPAAEEWSPWSVCSLTCGQGLQVRTRSCVSSPYGTLCSGPLRETRLCNNSATCPVHGVWEEWGSWSLCSRSCGRGSRSRMRTCVPPQHGGKACEGPELQTKLCSMAACPVEGQWLEWGPWGPCSSSCANGTQQRSRKCSVAGPAWATCAGALTDTRECSNLDCPAADGKWGPWNAWSLCSKTCDTGWQRRFRMCQASGTQGYPCEGTGEEVKPCSEKRCPAFHEMCRDEYVMLMTWKRAAAGEIIYNKCPPNASGSASRRCLLSAQGVAYWGLPSFARCISHEYRYLYLSLREHLAKGQRMLAGEGMSQVVRSLQELLARRTYYSGDLLFSVDILRNVTDTFKRATYVPSADDVQRFFQVVSFMVDSENKDKWDDAQQVSPGSVHLLRVVEDFIHLVGDALKAFQSSLIVTDNLVISIQREPISAVSSDITFPMRGRRGMKDWVRHSEDRLFLPKEVLSLSSPGKPATPGAATAGSPGRGRGPGTVPPGPGHAHQRLLPADPEESSSYFVIGAVLYRTLGLILPPPRPPLAVTSRVMTVTVRPPTQPPAEPLITVELSFIMNGTTDPHCASWDYSRADASSGDWNTESCQTLETQAAHTRCQCQHLSTFAVLAQPPKDLTLELAGAPSVPLVIGCAVSCMALLTLLAIYAAFWRFIKSERSIILLNFCLSILASNILILVGQSRVLSKGVCTMTAAFLHFFFLSSFCWVLTEAWQSYLAVIGRMRTRLVRKRFLCLGWGLPALVVAVSVGFTRTKGYGTSSYCWLSLEGGLLYAFVGPAAVIVLVNMLIGIIVFNKLMARDGVSDKSKKQRAGASLWSSCVVLPLLALTWMSAVLAMTDRRSVLFQALFAVFNSAQGFVITAVHCFLRREVQDVVKCQMGVCRADESEDSPDSCKNGQLQILSDFEKDVDLACQTVLFKEVNTCNPSTITGTLSRLSLDEDEEPKSCLVGPEGGLSFSPLPGNILVPMAASPGLGEPPPPQETNPVYMCGEGGLRQLDLTWLRPSEPGSEGDYMVLPRRTLSLQPGGGGTGSEEAPRARPEGTPRRAAKTVAHTEGYPSFLSVEHSGLGLGPAYGSLQNPYGMTFQPPPPTPSARQVPEPGERSRTMPRTVPGSTMKLGSLERKKLRYSDLDFEVMHTRKRHSELYHELNQKFHTFDRYRSQSSAKEKPSPPGGRPGLSQHRRHQSWSTFKSMTLGSLPPKPRERLALHRTAAWEPTEPPDGDFQTEV; this is encoded by the exons ATGACCCCAGCCTGTCCCCTCTTACTGTCTGTGATTCTGTCCCTGCGCCTGGCCACGGCCTTCGACCCTGCCCCCAGTGCCTGCTCTGCCCTGGCCTCGGGCGTGCTCTACGGGGCCTTCTCGCTGCAGGACCTCTTTCCCACCATCGCCTCGGGCTGCTCCTGGACCCTGGAGAACCCAGACCCCACCAAGTACTCCCTCTACCTGCGCTTCAACCGGCAGGAGCAGGTGTGCACACACTTTGCCCCGCGCCTGCTGCCCCTGGACCACTACCTGGTCAACTTTACCTGCCTGCGGCCTGGTCCGGAGGAAGCCACAGCCGGGGCAGAATCGGAGGTGGGGcggccagaggaggaggaggaggcggcagcATCGGGGCTGGAGTTGTGTGGTGGCTCAGGCCCCTTTACCTTTCTGCACTTCGACAAGAACTTTGTGCAGCTGTGCCTGTCGGCTGAGCCCTCCGAGGCCCCGCGTCTGCTAGCGCCTGCTGCCCTGGCCTTCCGCTTTGTGGAAGTTTTgcttatcaacaacaacaactccaGCCAGTTCACCTGCGGAGTGCTCTGCCGCTGGAGTGAGGAGTGTGGCCGGGCTGCAGGCCGGGCTTGTGGCTTTGCTCAGCCAGGGTGTAGTTGCCCTGGGGAGGCCGGGGCCAGCCCTGCCACCACCACACCTCCGGGGCCTCCGGCTGCCCACACCCTATCCAATGCCCTGGTGCCTGGGGGCCCAGCCCCTCCTGCTGAGGCCGACTTGCACTCGGGGAGCAGCAATGACCTGTTCACCACCGAGATGAGATATG GTGAGGATCCGGAAGAGGAACCGAAGGTGAAAACCCAGTGGCCAAGGTCTGCAGATGAGCCTGGGCTATACATGGCGCAGACAG GCGACCCAGCAGCTGAGGAGTGGTCCCCGTGGAGCGTGTGTTCCCTGACGTGTGGGCAGGGTCTGCAAGTGCGGACCCGCTCCTGCGTGTCCTCCCCCTATGGGACCCTGTGCAGCGGGCCCCTCCGGGAGACCCGGCTTTGCAACAATTCAGCCACCTGCCCAG TGCACGGCGTGTGGGAGGAGTGGGGGTCCTGGAGCCTGTGCTCCCGCAGCTGCGGGCGGGGGTCCCGGAGCCGGATGCGGACCTGCGTGCCCCCCCAGCACGGCGGCAAGGCCTGCGAGGGTCCCGAGCTGCAGACTAAACTCTGCAGTATGGCCGCCTGCCCGG TGGAAGGCCAGTGGCTAGAATGGGGTCCCTGGGGCCCATGCTCGTCATCTTGTGCTAATGGGACCCAGCAGCGCAGCCGGAAATGCAGTGTGGCGGGTCCAGCCTGGGCCACGTGTGCAGGTGCCCTCACTGATACCCGTGAGTGCAGCAATCTCGATTGTCCGG CCGCTGATGGCAAGTGGGGGCCGTGGAACGCATGGAGCCTGTGCTCCAAGACATGTGACACGGGCTGGCAACGCCGCTTCCGCATGTGCCAGGCTTCCGGTACTCAGGGCTACCCTTGCGAAGGCACAGGAGAGGAAGTGAAGCCCTGCAGTGAGAAGAGGTGTCCAG CCTTCCATGAGATGTGCAGGGATGAATACGTGATGCTGATGACGTGGAAGAGGGCAGCAGCTGGCGAGATCATTTACAACAAATGTCCCCCTAATGCCTCGG GTTCTGCTAGCCGCCGCTGTCTCCTCAGTGCCCAGGGCGTGGCATACTGGGGACTGCCCAGCTTTGCTCGTTGCATATCTCATGAATATCGCTACCTGTACCTATCA CTTCGGGAACACCTGGCTAAGGGCCAGCGCATGCTGGCAGGTGAGGGCATGTCACAGGTGGTGCGGAGCCTGCAGGAGCTACTGGCACGGCGCACTTATTACAGCGGGGACCTGCTCTTCTCTGTGGACATCCTAAGGAACGTCACTGACACCTTCAAGAGGGCCACCTATGTCCCTTCTGCTGATGACGTGCAG CGTTTCTTCCAGGTGGTGAGCTTCATGGTGGattcagaaaacaaagataaGTGGGATGACGCTCAGCAG GTGTCGCCCGGCTCTGTGCACCTGCTGCGTGTTGTGGAAGATTTCATTCACCTCGTGGGCGATGCTCTCAAGGCCTTCCAGAGCTCTCTCATCGTCACGGACAATCTGG TGatcagcattcagagagagcctATCTCAGCGGTGTCCAGTGACATCACATTTCCCATGCGGGGCCGCAGGGGCATGAAGGACTGGGTGCGACACTCAGAGGATCGCCTCTTCCTACCCAAGGAGGTGCTCAGCCTGTCCTCCCCAGGGAAGCCAGCCACACCTGGGGCAGCTACCGCAGGCAGCCCGGGCAGGGGGAGGGGCCCAGGAACGGTACCTCCTGGCCCAGGCCACGCCCACCAGCGTCTTCTCCCAGCTGACCCCGAAGAGTCCTCCTCCTACTTCGTGATCGGTGCTGTGCTCTACCGCACCCTTGGCCTCATCCTGCCACCCCCCAG GCCTCCACTTGCGGTCACCTCCCGGGTGATGACAGTGACCGTGCGTCCCCCCACCCAGCCTCCAGCTGAGCCCCTCATTACGGTGGAGCTCTCGTTCATCATGAAT GGCACCACCGATCCGCACTGTGCCAGCTGGGACTACTCGAGAGC AGATGCCAGCTCAGGGGACTGGAACACCGAGAGCTGCCAGACCTTGGAGACCCAGGCAGCTCACACCCGCTGCCAGTGCCAGCACCTGTCCACCTTTGCCGTCCTGGCCCAGCCACCCAAGGACCTG ACCCTGGAGCTGGCAGGTGCTCCCTCTGTCCCCCTGGTGATCGGCTGTGCGGTGTCCTGCATGGCTCTGCTCACACTGCTTGCCATCTATGCAGCCTTCTGGAG GTTTATAAAATCAGAACGCTCCATCATCTTGCTGAACTTCTGCCTGTCCATCCTGGCTTCCAACATTCTGATCCTCGTGGGCCAGTCCCGGGTGCTGAGCAAG GGCGTATGCACCATGACGGCTGCCTTCCTACACTTCTTCTTTCTGTCCTCCTTTTGCTGGGTGCTTACAGAGGCCTGGCAATCCTATCTGGCTGTCATCGGGCGGATGCGCACCCGCCTGGTTCGCAAACGCTTCCTCTGCCTGGGCTGGG GTCTACCTGCCCTGGTGGTGGCTGTGTCTGTTGGCTTTACTCGCACCAAAGGATATGGTACATCCAGCTA CTGCTGGCTGTCCCTAGAGGGAGGCCTGCTCTACGCCTTTGTGGGTCCAGCGGCAGTCATTGTCCTG GTGAACATGCTTATTGGAATCATCGTCTTCAACAAGCTCATGGCCCGAGATGGCGTCTCAGACAAATCTAAGAAGCAAAGGGCCGG GGCTTCACTCTGGAGTTCCTGTGTGGTACTGCCTCTCCTGGCGCTAACCTGGATGTCTGCTGTCCTGGCTATGACAGATCGCCGCTCCGTCCTATTCCAGGCGCTCTTTGCCGTTTTCAACTCTGCGCAAGGCTTTGTCATCACCGCTGTGCACTGCTTCTTACGCCGAGAG GTACAGGACGTGGTAAAATGTCAGATGGGTGTGTGCCGCGCTGACGAGAGCGAGGACTCCCCAGACTCATGCAAGAATGGGCAGCTGCAGATCCTG TCAGACTTTGAAAAGGACGTGGATCTGGCTTGTCAGACAG TTCTGTTCAAGGAGGTCAACACTTGCAACCCGTCCACCATCACCGGCACTCTGTCCCGTCTGTCTCTGGATGAGGATGAGGAACCCAAGTCCTGTCTCGTGGGTCCTGAGGGTGGCCTCAGCTTCTCACCACTACCTGGGAACATCCTAGTACCCATGGCAGCATCACCAGGTCTAGGggagccaccaccaccccaggaGACCAaccctgtgtacatgtgtggggaGGGTGGCCTGCGGCAGTTGGACCTTACATGGCTACGGCCAAGTGAACCAGGCTCTGAGGGGGACTACATGGTGCTGCCCCGGCGGACTTTGAGCCTGCAGCCTGGCGGTGGGGGTACAGGGAGTGAGGAGGCCCCGAGGGCCCGGCCTGAGGGGACCCCCCGGCGGGCTGCCAAGACGGTGGCCCACACTGAAGGCTACCCCAGCTTCCTGTCTGTGGAGCACTCTGGTCTAGGGCTGGGCCCTGCCTATGGGTCTCTCCAGAACCCATATGGGATGACCTTCCAACCACCACCACCGACACCCAGCGCCCGCCAAGTACCAGAGCCAGGAGAACGTAGCCGGACCATGCCCCGTACAGTGCCTGGTTCCACCATGAAGCTGGGCTCCCTTGAG CGGAAGAAGCTTCGGTATTCAGACTTGGACTTTGAG GTGATGCACACCCGGAAACGGCACTCGGAACTCTACCACGAGCTCAACCAGAAGTTCCACACTTTCGACCGCTACCGTAGCCAGTCTTCAGCCAAG GAGAAACCCAGCCCCCCCGGGGGACGCCCTGGCTTGTCCCAGCATAGGAGGCATCAAAGCTGGAGCACCTTCAAATCTATGACACTGGGCTCACTGCCCCCCAAGCCCCGAGAACGGCTGGCCCTGCACCGGACAGCAGCCTGGGAGCCCACAGAACCACCAGACGGCGACTTCCAGACAGAGGTGTGA